A stretch of the Candidatus Methylopumilus planktonicus genome encodes the following:
- a CDS encoding pseudouridine synthase, with product MEEAVRISKILSELGLCSRREADTYIEQGLVMLDGKVVTELGTRAYRSQKVELKKQAAIQQSSKATVILNKPVGYISHLDDDKAFTPAASLVTHDNFQLSKQKSSRNSRFNTDGLAPAGRLDIDSSGLLVLTQDGRIAKTIIGEQSAIEKEYLVRVEGKLVSQGLELLRHGLSLDGYKLKNAEVEWQNDDQLRFVLTEGRNRQIRRMCELVGLHVTGLKRVRIGNVLLGDLPTGMWRFLEEKENF from the coding sequence ATGGAAGAAGCTGTTCGTATTTCAAAAATACTATCTGAGCTTGGTCTTTGTTCGAGAAGAGAAGCTGATACTTATATCGAACAAGGCCTTGTCATGCTTGATGGTAAGGTTGTCACTGAATTAGGTACACGCGCTTATCGATCACAAAAAGTTGAATTAAAAAAGCAAGCAGCTATTCAGCAGTCCTCCAAAGCTACCGTTATCTTAAATAAACCCGTGGGTTATATTTCACATCTTGATGACGATAAAGCTTTTACGCCTGCCGCCAGTCTAGTGACCCACGATAATTTTCAACTTTCTAAACAGAAATCGTCTCGAAATTCAAGATTTAATACCGATGGGTTGGCTCCAGCTGGAAGACTTGATATTGATTCTTCAGGATTATTAGTGCTTACACAAGATGGAAGAATTGCTAAAACAATTATTGGTGAGCAGAGCGCTATCGAAAAAGAATACTTAGTTCGAGTTGAAGGAAAATTAGTGAGTCAAGGTTTGGAGTTATTAAGACATGGACTTTCGCTCGATGGCTACAAGCTAAAAAATGCTGAAGTTGAATGGCAAAATGACGATCAATTGCGCTTTGTTTTAACCGAGGGACGAAATAGACAAATTAGAAGAATGTGCGAGCTTGTTGGGCTTCATGTGACTGGATTAAAAAGGGTGAGAATTGGAAATGTTTTACTTGGCGATCTGCCCACAGGCATGTGGCGTTTTTTAGAAGAGAAAGAAAATTTTTAA
- the queF gene encoding preQ(1) synthase has product MNALSLGKKPSAKPTKKLETFTNPCTSRDFHIQMQIPEFTCLCPKTGQPDFATLYLDYIPNKKCVELKSLKLYIWSFRDEGCFHEAVTNRILDDLVKATEPRFMRLRAEFFVRGGVFTNVVVEHKKKGWKPEPTIDLTQFSKQSNTRS; this is encoded by the coding sequence ATGAACGCACTTTCTTTGGGAAAAAAACCAAGCGCAAAACCTACTAAAAAGCTTGAAACTTTCACTAATCCATGCACTTCTCGGGACTTCCATATTCAGATGCAAATTCCTGAATTTACCTGTTTATGCCCTAAGACGGGGCAGCCAGACTTTGCGACTTTATATCTTGATTACATTCCCAATAAAAAATGTGTGGAGCTTAAAAGTCTTAAGCTTTATATCTGGTCTTTTAGGGATGAAGGCTGTTTCCATGAGGCCGTCACTAATCGAATTTTAGATGATTTAGTAAAGGCAACGGAACCACGATTTATGCGGCTTCGTGCCGAATTCTTTGTGCGTGGCGGCGTTTTTACTAACGTGGTCGTCGAGCATAAGAAAAAGGGTTGGAAGCCAGAACCTACAATTGATTTAACGCAATTTTCAAAACAATCAAACACCCGATCTTAA
- the ppa gene encoding inorganic diphosphatase yields the protein MSLDNVLPGKNIPTYFNVIIEIPMNADPIKYEVDKESGAIFVDRFMGTAMHYPTNYGYVPKTISGDGDPVDVLVVTPFPLIPGVVVSCRAVGILEMEDEQGQDAKVLAVPEDRILSIYSRWQKPEDMNPLRLNQIQHFFEHYKDLEKGKWVKVKGWKGPQDAHKEILEGIERYKKS from the coding sequence ATGAGCTTAGATAACGTCCTTCCTGGTAAAAATATTCCAACATATTTTAACGTCATTATTGAAATTCCTATGAATGCTGATCCAATCAAATATGAGGTGGATAAAGAGTCAGGTGCGATCTTTGTAGATCGATTTATGGGCACTGCTATGCACTACCCTACTAACTATGGCTATGTACCAAAAACAATTTCGGGGGATGGTGATCCTGTTGATGTGCTTGTCGTTACTCCATTCCCTTTAATTCCAGGCGTGGTTGTAAGTTGTCGCGCTGTTGGCATATTAGAAATGGAAGATGAGCAGGGTCAGGACGCAAAAGTTTTAGCAGTTCCTGAAGATAGAATTCTTTCAATCTATTCGCGCTGGCAAAAACCGGAAGATATGAATCCTTTACGCCTTAATCAAATTCAACATTTTTTCGAGCACTATAAAGATTTGGAAAAAGGTAAATGGGTTAAAGTTAAAGGCTGGAAAGGTCCTCAAGATGCACACAAAGAAATTCTCGAGGGCATTGAAAGATACAAAAAAAGTTAG